The Lycium ferocissimum isolate CSIRO_LF1 chromosome 10, AGI_CSIRO_Lferr_CH_V1, whole genome shotgun sequence genome window below encodes:
- the LOC132035452 gene encoding WAT1-related protein At1g43650 isoform X3, whose product MVLKRYQPYLAMLSIQLLYAGMALFSKASMSNGMNPYVFVVYRQAFATLALAPFAIFLESNKTASLSFTLLVKIFFISLFGMESICYKQSHGIAKIIGSVVCVTGAVVYAFVNGPPLYPESHKEVHYQTSIGTPKGEWIKGSIIMLSANTMWSLYLILQGPIMKQYPAKLRLTTLQCLFSCIQSAIWAISVKRDIAAWKLGFNFNLLSVAYCGVLVTGLSYWLRAWVIEIKGPVFTAMFTPIALIFTALFSSIFWKETPHLGSVCGAILLVMGLYGVLWGKQKEAECKKASQCKGEITSI is encoded by the exons ATGGTTTTGAAGAGATATCAACCCTATTTGGCAATGCTCTCTATACAATTATTATATGCAGGCATGGCTTTGTTTTCTAAAGCATCCATGTCCAATGGCATGAACCCTTACGTGTTTGTGGTTTATCGACAAGCATTCGCAACCCTAGCCTTGGCTCCCTTCGCTATTTTCCTcgaaag TAACAAGACAGCTTCCCTTTCATTCACCTTACTAGTGAAGATATTCTTTATATCCTTATTTGG gATGGAGAGCATTTGTTACAAGCAAAGCCATGGAATAGCTAAGATTATTGGTTCAGTTGTGTGTGTTACTGGGGCTGTAGTTTATGCTTTTGTGAATGGACCTCCTTTATATCCAGAAAGCCATAAAGAAGTTCATTATCAAACTTCAATTGGCACCCCCAAAGGGGAATGGATTAAAGGTTCTATCATCATGCTCTCAGCCAATACCATGTGGTCATTGTACCTTATTCTCCAG GGTCCAATTATGAAACAATATCCAGCAAAATTAAGGCTTACAACTCTTCAATGCCTCTTTAGCTGCATTCAATCTGCAATTTGGGCTATTTCAGTAAAGAGGGACATTGCTGCATGGAAATTAGGTTTCAATTTCAATCTTCTCtctgtggcttattgt GGTGTGCTGGTCACTGGGCTATCATATTGGCTAAGAGCATGGGTAATAGAGATAAAAGGACCAGTTTTTACAGCTATGTTTACCCCAATAGCTTTAATATTTACAGCCTTATTTTCATCTATCTTTTGGAAGGAGACTCCTCATTTGGGAAG TGTTTGTGGAGCAATATTGCTAGTGATGGGACTTTATGGTGTTTTGTGGGGTAAACAAAAGGAAGCAGAGTGCAAAAAGGCAAGTCAATGCAAAGGAGAAATTACCAGCATATAA
- the LOC132035452 gene encoding WAT1-related protein At1g43650 isoform X1 encodes MVLKRYQPYLAMLSIQLLYAGMALFSKASMSNGMNPYVFVVYRQAFATLALAPFAIFLESNKTASLSFTLLVKIFFISLFGITLSLDLCYVSLGYISATFASASTNTIPVITFILALCFRMESICYKQSHGIAKIIGSVVCVTGAVVYAFVNGPPLYPESHKEVHYQTSIGTPKGEWIKGSIIMLSANTMWSLYLILQGPIMKQYPAKLRLTTLQCLFSCIQSAIWAISVKRDIAAWKLGFNFNLLSVAYCGVLVTGLSYWLRAWVIEIKGPVFTAMFTPIALIFTALFSSIFWKETPHLGSVCGAILLVMGLYGVLWGKQKEAECKKASQCKGEITSI; translated from the exons ATGGTTTTGAAGAGATATCAACCCTATTTGGCAATGCTCTCTATACAATTATTATATGCAGGCATGGCTTTGTTTTCTAAAGCATCCATGTCCAATGGCATGAACCCTTACGTGTTTGTGGTTTATCGACAAGCATTCGCAACCCTAGCCTTGGCTCCCTTCGCTATTTTCCTcgaaag TAACAAGACAGCTTCCCTTTCATTCACCTTACTAGTGAAGATATTCTTTATATCCTTATTTGG GATTACTTTGAGCCTGGATCTATGCTATGTTTCCCTAGGTTACATATCAGCGACGTTTGCATCTGCAAGCACTAACACAATCCCTGTTATTACCTTCATCTTAGCTTTATGCTTCAG gATGGAGAGCATTTGTTACAAGCAAAGCCATGGAATAGCTAAGATTATTGGTTCAGTTGTGTGTGTTACTGGGGCTGTAGTTTATGCTTTTGTGAATGGACCTCCTTTATATCCAGAAAGCCATAAAGAAGTTCATTATCAAACTTCAATTGGCACCCCCAAAGGGGAATGGATTAAAGGTTCTATCATCATGCTCTCAGCCAATACCATGTGGTCATTGTACCTTATTCTCCAG GGTCCAATTATGAAACAATATCCAGCAAAATTAAGGCTTACAACTCTTCAATGCCTCTTTAGCTGCATTCAATCTGCAATTTGGGCTATTTCAGTAAAGAGGGACATTGCTGCATGGAAATTAGGTTTCAATTTCAATCTTCTCtctgtggcttattgt GGTGTGCTGGTCACTGGGCTATCATATTGGCTAAGAGCATGGGTAATAGAGATAAAAGGACCAGTTTTTACAGCTATGTTTACCCCAATAGCTTTAATATTTACAGCCTTATTTTCATCTATCTTTTGGAAGGAGACTCCTCATTTGGGAAG TGTTTGTGGAGCAATATTGCTAGTGATGGGACTTTATGGTGTTTTGTGGGGTAAACAAAAGGAAGCAGAGTGCAAAAAGGCAAGTCAATGCAAAGGAGAAATTACCAGCATATAA
- the LOC132035452 gene encoding WAT1-related protein At1g43650 isoform X2, with product MVLKRYQPYLAMLSIQLLYAGMALFSKASMSNGMNPYVFVVYRQAFATLALAPFAIFLESNKTASLSFTLLVKIFFISLFGITLSLDLCYVSLGYISATFASASTNTIPVITFILALCFRMESICYKQSHGIAKIIGSVVCVTGAVVYAFVNGPPLYPESHKEVHYQTSIGTPKGEWIKGSIIMLSANTMWSLYLILQGPIMKQYPAKLRLTTLQCLFSCIQSAIWAISVKRDIAAWKLGCAGHWAIILAKSMGNRDKRTSFYSYVYPNSFNIYSLIFIYLLEGDSSFGKCLWSNIASDGTLWCFVG from the exons ATGGTTTTGAAGAGATATCAACCCTATTTGGCAATGCTCTCTATACAATTATTATATGCAGGCATGGCTTTGTTTTCTAAAGCATCCATGTCCAATGGCATGAACCCTTACGTGTTTGTGGTTTATCGACAAGCATTCGCAACCCTAGCCTTGGCTCCCTTCGCTATTTTCCTcgaaag TAACAAGACAGCTTCCCTTTCATTCACCTTACTAGTGAAGATATTCTTTATATCCTTATTTGG GATTACTTTGAGCCTGGATCTATGCTATGTTTCCCTAGGTTACATATCAGCGACGTTTGCATCTGCAAGCACTAACACAATCCCTGTTATTACCTTCATCTTAGCTTTATGCTTCAG gATGGAGAGCATTTGTTACAAGCAAAGCCATGGAATAGCTAAGATTATTGGTTCAGTTGTGTGTGTTACTGGGGCTGTAGTTTATGCTTTTGTGAATGGACCTCCTTTATATCCAGAAAGCCATAAAGAAGTTCATTATCAAACTTCAATTGGCACCCCCAAAGGGGAATGGATTAAAGGTTCTATCATCATGCTCTCAGCCAATACCATGTGGTCATTGTACCTTATTCTCCAG GGTCCAATTATGAAACAATATCCAGCAAAATTAAGGCTTACAACTCTTCAATGCCTCTTTAGCTGCATTCAATCTGCAATTTGGGCTATTTCAGTAAAGAGGGACATTGCTGCATGGAAATTAG GGTGTGCTGGTCACTGGGCTATCATATTGGCTAAGAGCATGGGTAATAGAGATAAAAGGACCAGTTTTTACAGCTATGTTTACCCCAATAGCTTTAATATTTACAGCCTTATTTTCATCTATCTTTTGGAAGGAGACTCCTCATTTGGGAAG TGTTTGTGGAGCAATATTGCTAGTGATGGGACTTTATGGTGTTTTGTGGGGTAA
- the LOC132035454 gene encoding uncharacterized protein LOC132035454, with the protein MCIFGLFYLIQKIFIYLNLLIQVWAWERIIPMQPLLRPPRVNERDIVFAQKWTRRGARESEARAVLVICRDVLDNLTDDQFVWEPYTEAINDGLPEWCRRGQDIWMAQLPLICGIYREWHMVGRVNRQFGREQSVPGPLPPHRPFHFSLDKRFTVSQEMRESFEAAEYWWERRRELIVEAPYATVAPGPDSEYFRWYRRYSRTLIGNPEHTVDRGYQHLAGRHEALARGIHKVRHLAYSVQEAPSEWPSDSQGMNALMQRFINMSTECLNAAAMGTRLTFDPDYIPSAVYVAPPKLPTSRRDRANVRRAGNPRGRGQVANQLIDDDQVDDLAPHPDPAHSFCCNVGPSMTASYHPPTNLPTSYHPSCPHEPHTNLPSPYYPSMEFSGPSMIQSETPYNSSNMVTPQASSTLQGFTPFSSSSQPWSQQALDNLLFQVPQTSTSSRPPANFPYDGRRLSFNDAYAPTPDVQDLEAQGAEGMHEAVPPRRSRRDRRPTQCGTGGRKRCTSRDA; encoded by the exons ATGTgtatttttgggttattttatttaattcaaaaaatatttatatatttaaatttactTATACAAGTTTGGGCTTGGGAGCGAATAATCCCGATGCAGCCATTACTTCGTCCTCCAAGAGTAAACGAACGAGATATTGTATTTGCGCAGAAGTGGACTCGGCGTGGAGCTCGTGAAAGCGAGGCACGAGCCGTGCTAGTAATTTGTAGAGATGTTTTAGACAACCTAACTGATGATCag TTTGTGTGGGAGCCTTATACAGAGGCCATCAATGATGGACTTCCGGAGTGGTGCCGACGTGGTCAAGACATTTGGATGGCGCAGTTGCCACTCATTTGTGGAATCTACCGAGAGTGGCACATGGTGGGTCGGGTCAACCGACAATTTGGTAGGGAGCAGTCTGTTCCCGGACCACTCCCCCCACATAGACCATTTCACTTTTCACTGGACAAGCGATTTACGGTAAGTCAGGAGATGAGGGAAAGTTTTGAGGCAGCTGAATATTGGTGGGAACGCCGTCGGGAACTAATAGTTGAAGCACCATATGCTACTGTAGCTCCCGGACCGGATTCTGAATATTTTCGTTGGTACCGGAGGTACTCCCGCACTTTGATAGGAAATCCAGAACATACCGTGGATAGGGGATACCAACACCTCGCAGGGAGGCATGAAGCACTG gCGCGTGGAATTCATAAAGTTAGACATTTGGCTTACAGTGTTCAAGAAGCTCCGTCAGAGTGGCCTTCAGATTCTCAGGGTATGAATGCATTGATGCAAAGGTTTATTAACATGTCGACTGAGTGTCTGAATGCTGCTGCAATGGGGACGAGGTTGACATTTGATCCCGATTACATACCATCAGCAGTTTATGTGGCACCGCCTAAGTTGCCAACTAGTCGTCGGGATCGTGCAAATGTACGTCGTGCTGGTAACCCACGGGGTCGAGGTCAGGTGGCGAACCAGCTTATTGATGACGATCAAGTTGACGATCTAGCGCCACACCCAGACCCGGCTCATTCATTCTGTTGTAATGTCGGCCCATCTATGACTGCTTCCTATCATCCACCTACGAATTTACCCACCTCATATCACCCATCCTGTCCACATGAACCACATACGAATTTACCTAGCCCATATTATCCGTCGATGGAATTTTCTGGCCCATCTATGATTCAGTCGGAGACTCCATATAACTCATCTAATATGGTCACTccacaagcatcatcaacattACAAGGTTTCACCCCATTTAGCAGTTCCTCACAACCTTGGAGCCAACAGGCTTTGGACAACCTCCTTTTCCAAGTTCCTCAGACTAGTACCTCATCTCGACCTCCAGCTAATTTTCCCTATGATGGAAGGAGACTCAGTTTTAATGATGCATATGCACCTACGCCAGACGTTCAGGACTTAGAGGCACAG GGTGCGGAAGGGATGCATGAGGCGGTTCCTCCGCGCAGATCTCGTAGGGATCGCCGTCCAACACAATGTGGCACTGGTGGGAGGAAAAGATGCACAAGTAGGGATGCATGA